One window of Medicago truncatula cultivar Jemalong A17 chromosome 2, MtrunA17r5.0-ANR, whole genome shotgun sequence genomic DNA carries:
- the LOC120578085 gene encoding pollen-specific protein-like At4g18596 — MARSFVVVALIVSAFCFSSVLAARVAPNDVPTTNAAANKDDFFIVVGQIYCDPCGFQFESRLSKPLAGVKVTLECTKGDKNVTFVKESTTDETGTYNIECKGDHEEEVCKVNAVNEKGNCRKIMDNESDMIVLTKNMGVPSLVRFVNALGFMTETVDPQCGKVITELGLDKLDD; from the exons atggcaaGGTCATTTGTTGTCGTTGCTCTCATTGTTTCTGCTTTTTGCTTCTCATCTGTCTTGGCTGCTCGTGTTGCACCAAATGATGTACCAACAACTAATGCAGCAGCAAATAAAGATGattttttcattgttgttgGCCAAATCTACTGTGATCCTTGCGGCTTCCAATTTGAGTCAAGACTTAGCAAACCCCTAGCAg GTGTTAAGGTGACTTTAGAGTGCACAAAGGGAGACAAAAATGTGACATTTGTGAAGGAGAGCACCACCGACGAAACTGGTACCTACAACATTGAATGTAAAGGTGATCACGAGGAAGAGGTTTGCAAGGTGAACGCCGTAAATGAAAAGGGAAACTGTAGAAAGATTATGGACAACGAATCCGACATGATTGTCCTCACCAAGAACATGGGTGTTCCTTCCTTGGTTCGTTTTGTTAATGCCCTCGGATTCATGACCGAGACAGTTGATCCTCAATGTGGAAAGGTTATCACTGAGTTGGGTTTGGACAAGCTTGATGATTGA
- the LOC120578086 gene encoding pollen-specific protein-like At4g18596, whose product MARSFSVVALIVSAFCFSSVLAARVAPNAAPNGDDVFIVVGQIYCDPCGFQFQSRLSQPLDGVKVTLKCTKGDKNVTFVKESTTDKNGVYNIECKGDHEEEVCKVKAENVKGACTKIMDNESDSIVLTKNMGVPSLIRFVNPLGFMTQTIDAGCGKVVTELGLDKLDD is encoded by the exons atggcaaGGTCATTTTCTGTCGTTGCTCTCATTGTCTCTGCTTTTTGCTTCTCATCTGTCTTGGCTGCTCGTGTTGCACCAAATGCTGCACCAAATGGTGATGATGTTTTCATTGTTGTTGGCCAGATCTATTGTGATCCTTGCGGCTTCCAATTTCAGTCAAGGCTCAGCCAACCCCTAGACg GTGTTAAGGTGACTTTAAAGTGCACAAAGGGAGACAAAAACGTGACATTCGTGAAGGAGAGTACCACCGACAAAAATGGTGTCTACAACATTGAATGTAAAGGTGATCACGAGGAAGAGGTTTGCAAGGTGAAAGCCGAAAATGTGAAGGGCGCATGTACAAAGATTATGGACAACGAATCTGACAGCATTGTCCTCACCAAGAACATGGGTGTCCCTTCCTTGATTCGTTTTGTTAATCCCCTTGGGTTCATGACTCAGACAATTGATGCCGGATGTGGAAAGGTTGTTACCGAGTTGGGTTTGGACAAGCTTGATGATTAA
- the LOC25487244 gene encoding putative Peroxidase 48, producing the protein MTSFIPFSTTRFPISDIKVASKHSETRPSATHSLSQSARSTPPSSLVITSQAHLPVKSSKSITPKTKTSDLKEGIVFLEAVNSGTYNSNKPNNFLNKSSLSLLRLFFHDCFIQGCDASLLLEDYGDRNGSYEKQAIPNQTLKGFDKVDLIKEEVDQACPGVVSCTDILALVTRDSVLLGGGPFYLVLTGRRDSLQSFFQEATDQIPRPDDNITRALHLFNLRGFNAHETVSLLGGHNLGKIGCDFIQQRLYDFQGTGQPDPSIPLDFFSLMRLNCPDYSKNNINSNGTFSTFTVSKPVNAHHSSSDKGMSYMQALSSAVPSGAYFDTHYYQSLLRGRGLLFSDQQLMAQEKTARLVSAYASDDGSTFRMDFARVMLKLSNLDVLTGNQGQVRLNCSRLVNS; encoded by the exons ATGACCTCCTTCATTCCCTTTTCTACAACTAGATTTCCCATTTCTGACATCAAAGTTGCATCAAAACATTCCGAGACTCGACCTTCTGCTACTCACAGTCTTAGCCAATCTGCAAGATCAACACCTCCCTCCTCACTAGTTATCACATCACAAGCACACCTTCCGGTTAAAAGTTCAAAAAGCATCACACCGAAAACAAAGACATCTGACTTGAAGGAAGGCATTGTCTTCTTGGAAGCAGTTAACTCCGGAAC TTACAATTCCAACAAACCCAATAACTTCCTAAACAagtcttctctttctcttcttcgtCTCTTCTTTCATGATTGCTTCATCCAG GGATGTGATGCTTCCTTGCTATTGGAAGACTATGGTGATAGAAACGGTTCCTATGAGAAGCAGGCTATTCCAAATCAAACATTGAAAGGTTTTGACAAAGTTGACTTGATCAAGGAGGAGGTGGATCAAGCATGTCCCGGCGTTGTGTCTTGTACTGACATACTTGCTCTTGTCACAAGAGATTCCGTTCTTTTG GGTGGTGGGCCTTTCTATCTAGTTTTAACAGGCAGACGAGATAGCCTGCAATCGTTTTTCCAGGAGGCAACTGATCAGATTCCAAGGCCTGACGATAACATTACGCGCGCACTGCACCTCTTCAATCTTAGAGGATTCAACGCGCATGAAACAGTCAGCCTCCT AGGAGGACACAACCTTGGAAAAATCGGTTGTGATTTCATTCAGCAAAGGTTGTACGACTTTCAAGGAACAGGGCAACCAGACCCGAGTATACCTCTCGATTTTTTCAGTCTGATGAGACTAAACTGTCCTGACTACAGTAAGAACAATATCAACAGCAACGGCACGTTTTCGACGTTTACAGTTTCAAAGCCAGTAAATGCTCATCACTCTAGTAGTGACAAAGGGATGTCATACATGCAAGCATTGTCATCTGCAGTGCCATCTGGAGCATATTTTGACACTCACTACTATCAGAGTTTGTTGAGAGGAAGAGGGTTATTGTTTTCTGATCAACAGCTGATGGCTCAAGAGAAGACTGCCAGATTGGTTTCTGCTTATGCTTCAGATGACGGATCAACCTTTCGGATGGATTTCGCAAGGGTTATGTTGAAATTGTCTAACCTTGATGTTTTGACTGGAAATCAAGGTCAGGTTCGTCTGAATTGCTCCCGTCTTGTAAACTCTTAA